The genomic stretch TACATTCATCATTAACCGCATACTTCAAATCTAAGATGCATGGTCCATAAATAATTTACTATCCTTGTATTATATGTATCTTAAAAGGCAACATTATAGActtaaactaatatatatatatatatatccttgtttaattcctacgacaaggtaacacctcccgaaacgaaagcttattttaataagctagagttagaggaggggataaggtctctgcgcaatgctaggcggtgttgtcgtagaagttagaaataaaaagtacaggttccaaccccggcgccggggaggaagttacgaatcaaatctactctaacatcgttaggttgatttactaggcactttatatacgatatcacagtagcatgggttcgaatcatggcgagggaagaaccaaaaatttgcgaaagcaaatttacagatctatctagcgggacggctgcagtgcaggcgatttggtgtcacgatatcacagtagcatgggttcgaatcccagcgagggaagaaccaaaaatttgcgaaagcaaatttacagatctaacattgttgggttgatgtttagacgagttgtatatatatatatatgtatttaagtTCAATAATGTATCCTTTTTGTCAGCACTATAAAGGCCATGTATTTGATTGCTTTCGGTTAAATAATCATGCATGTACACAAATGTAACCGAGGACTTAAAATTTTAGAACTAGTGTAAATATTGAACAACACCATATATTCTTTCTATTAATTTGagataaaaagatgtggtatgattgccaatgacacaactctgcatccaagtcacaatttgtaaaagtaaaccattacaggtctaAGTACAGATGGTTTTACAATAATTATTCTCATGAAAAAACTCATCAAAGGCATATTTGTTCAATATGAcgaggaacatatatattgacgtATAGATATACTATTTCCAGATATGACCTAGCAGAagataatgtttttttaagaCAACCTGACTGATACAGTTCTCATTATCTATTTATAAATTAGATTTGAAGGTGCACAAGTCACATCAATAAAGGTGatatatattcaagataatttgttaaaactgaaattattttgtattaattGTAGGCTGTATACAGAAGTGTGAGAGAAAATGGGTTGGTTACTACCAGTCATGTGACTCATGTGAAGAGTACATCACATGTGTATGGGGACTGAAGTATGACCGGAAGTGTCCTGATGGTCTCAAGTGGAACGATGATACTAAAGGATGTGACAGAAAAACGCCCACTTGTGAAACTATTTAAAGTGAAGACTAAATAAAGTTACTAAGCATTTCAAAATGTCTCTTGTTACTTATTAGACTGaactataaatttatatttacttGTGTAAGCAGTTTGTAGAGCCATGCATTTTCTCAGATATTTGGCATAACGATGGATAAAAGACCAAGGTTGTTAAACACCCCTTGTGGTATTTGGCCAACTAAGATACAATTGCCAAATTTTTATTAAACTCCCATCAGACAGTGAAGATCATTGAACTTAAGTTGGTCAAACTTGGTACCGGTGATACTATGCAGATGCATCATGAACTGAAAGTGTGCCATATATTATACCCATATCACTCTGACCTTGACTTCGTCATTTGACTcctatacaccttatcactattttgAAAACTGTCCCTCTTGACCTGAGAATCTgtcccgcttgaacttttgacgtcatacaacaatcacttttccattgtggcgtcagatattttctattatggcgtcaaaattttatgggaacTTTTGTTATGTCCAGTATTGGGGGACAAATAGCGATATAGTGTATTGAAGTAAATCCTTGTCCAATTCATGTCCATAACTTAAGTTAACAAAACTAGGTATGTAGTTATATCATCAGTTGGGGGTGTGCAATTTATCAAAGTCAGGCCTCTTTGATAGCAAAACATTGTCTGTAGTGTGTCTGGCTCATAACTTTTGTATCTTTAAAAATCATGGGATCAGTGAGTGGcaactacaaaaaaatatatcaagtcaCTCTGACCTTGGTCCATGAACCATAAGATAGTTATTTGTATTAGGAAATCTCTATAGCTTACTCccattcaaacaaaaattctcaaataCATGTTTGTTGGCAACAAATGTGATGggatacatataaaaataaactatttgGTCGGATCAATTAATGCTTAAGAGGCCATTTTAGCTGTCATCTAGAACAAAATTTCTGAACTTTATAAATGAAAACCTAGAGATATAGCATCACCTTTAGCTCATTGGTTTCTGAGATGATTTAATGagataaataatcaagaaagctTTCATGTCTAGAAACTGGCTTTATCCAAAAGACAAAGCTATagatatatgaaaataaggagacaTGGTCTGATAGTCAATAAGACGACTATCTACCagagataaaaaataaattggtgTGGAAACTTGTGATGGCAACTAATTTTATCAATGAGAGGGTTTATCATATCCATGAGGTCCAAATGCTAGGCTTTATAAGGGAAGTCCTTAATTTTTATTAAGTATTTGTGATTAGATAATGGAGGACTAAGAATAAGGCATATGCAtgcttataaatgaaaatattaataagAAAATCTCTTTAACATCATTTGCGTTCACACTTTATTCTGCATAAGTCTTTTAATAGACACATTAATCAACCATACATTTTTAAAGTTCCTATGATGACATCTTACATTAAATCaaggacaaaacaaaacaatgctTCCTTAAAAGAATATAAGACCAGTCCACTACCCAAGGACTTCTTGTTGTTTCTTGATTAATAAACACATTCTGTTGTTACATTTCTTTCCATCAAATCCGAAAATGCAGTGGACTACAACTTAGATACACCAAATTCTTGTACAGCCCTTTTGGCAAGGTAAGCTTACAAACAAATGCTTTAGGCTGAACTGCACAATTTATTGTTGACATATCATTCATAAAGTTCTTTTCAAAGTACAACGAGGTCATTATGGCCTTAATTAGTCTTCCATCTTTTTAACATTACTTTGACTTTTTGACAAAGTCTGttattttagagttatttcctcccgtttttctttttttctttggaGTCCCATCCTCACTGCCTTCAGTCTTTCTCTTTTCAGTAATACCTAGAAAGAgaataaaaaattttaaaaacaaaatgctcTACAGGGCACAGCTTCGCTGCTTGATACAGCCAAAgaagtcaaaccctgaacagttgggggcAAGTATGAACACTACATTCAAGGTTGATACACCTCTGAATtaggattgtgattaaatatttgaaacagcATAGGTTTCCAACACAGAATGAGTAGTCAAAGAACTGAAAAATTGAAATTGGACTTTTTATCAATTATGGTCAGTAAATTTCAAACTAATTTCTTCTCTAAAATTAGATTTGATGCTGTATCTATTTCCAACTATGACTCTAATTACAATTTCTATAAATTGTAATCAATACAACTCTGagggggggcaggacctttttcgggacatcggcatcaggtgtttttaagcttgggatttcgggattgatcctttcgggatcccggaattcttttttcgaattacgggacgtcgggatttcaatttttttaaattcgggacctcgggatttcatgttttaagtgaattcgggatcaggacccctccgaccccccCTCAAatctgaatttagattgtgattttaaatatttgacattacaAAGAGAATTGCAGAAGTTACCCTGGTTAGCGAGGCTACTATACGGAGAATCCCCCTgcaaaacaagagtgcacacactgaaatgtctcgccttctttactaatcattgatattatgttgatagtcctaagtataaagctttattacaactgtcacataaacttaacattaaccaagatagctaaacaaagaccaatgaaccatgaaaatgaggtcaaggtcagatgaaccatgccagggagacatgtacagctaacaatgcttccatacattaaatatagttgacctattacttatagtttaagaaaaaaagaccaaaacaaataaaaattaacactgtgcaatgaaccgtgaaattaaggtcatggtcaaataaaacgtgcgtgactgacatatagattataaaatatttccatacaccaaatatagctgacctttggcatataatattagataaaaagtaccaaaactcaaaaacttaattataaccactgaaccatgaaaatgaggtcaaggtcaaatgacatctgcccactagacatgtacacattacaatcactcaatacaacaaatataatagacctattgcataaagtataagaaaaacagactaaaactcaaaaacttaactataaccactgaaccatgaaaatggggtcaaggtcaaatgacatctgcccgctagaaatatacaccttacaatcatgccatacaacaaatatagtagacctattgcataaagtataagaaaaacagactaaaaaacaaaaacttaactataaccactgaaccatgaaaatgaggtcaaggtcagatgacacctgccagttggacatgtacaccttacagaatatactagccctattgcttatagtatctgaaatatggacttgaccaccaaaacttaaccttgttcactgatccatgaaatgaggtcgaggtcaagtgaaaactgtctgacgggcatgaggaccttgcaaagtacgcacataccaaatatagttatcctattacttataataagagagaattcaacattacaaaaaatctgaactttaattttcaagtggtcactgaaccatgaaaatgaggtcaaggacattggaaacttcgtaacatgaggcatctatatacaaagtatgaagcatccaggtcttccagcttctaaaatataaagcttttaatcaaatttgacaacttttacatgtttttaaactCAATTTTACAAGAAAATCAAAGGCTGTGTCTCCCTATCTACTTTGCGAATACACATATAGTGTCAACATATTTTACCCAGATCAATGACTAAAACTgaacacttcattgatgagtttatcccaaaacacctgattatagatggactggtctatgGTCTATGCTAAGCAAACTAGTTAAACCCTGCCCAGTCAAGTGAGATAAATCAAGTAATATTTAATATAGTCCTGCTTCTTCAGTATACTCAGTTCAGTGTACATGTtatggtattggttttgctcattgttgaaggccatacagtgacctgaTTTTGTACACAtcttttgattaattgattggttgatgttaaacaccactttcagcactattggcagtttcgtggcagtcagtttttatcgGTGGAGGAAGCCAGATTGCCACCAACCATCttcaggaaaactgacaatccttgtcaattaagattggggGTCAGAAGACACTTTTTATTTAACCCTGCCATGCATaaattttaattgattaattCATATAATTGTTAAGGCTATGTGTCTAAAATAACAACCACCCatcaaattttaacaaaagtgccttccaaccccccaacCCCCCCTTTCAATATATTCTGGAAAAGCTCTATCATTAAAGCCCCCAATACAAACAAAAGGTGTGAAAACAAAAGATATGTTTGTTTTAACTTAATTACCCTTACTACTGCTCTCTTTCCTCTTTTTGTACGCCTCAGCCATTCGTTTTATATTTTTCTCCCTCACTTTATCATGTTCAACTACACGTTTAGGATAGTCTTTCCCAATTATACACCCTGCCTTCTCTTGGACTTTCAATGGTGCTGTCCACGGCTCATAAATGTACTGTGTGGGAAAATTCTTCAATTGTGGTAAATACTTTCTGTAAAATACAAGAGAAACTGATTTGTCCACGCATTCAGTTTTGGTCTAAATGGTCTTCTTgctatgtatttagattttataaatatacggtctaccactgcatcaagtgttatatgatatttctccacttgAGACTGTTAAATTTTCTTGCTTGCTAAGTGTATTACATATTTCAAAAATACCTGTCAAGTATGGGGAAATATCATACAACAAGAGATTCAATGGTGGAAtctgtttttttaatgattttaagacA from Mytilus edulis chromosome 7, xbMytEdul2.2, whole genome shotgun sequence encodes the following:
- the LOC139482358 gene encoding probable endochitinase: MMKIVLLITVIFAILTLNDAKTKVKTKGCIQKCERKWVGYYQSCDSCEEYITCVWGLKYDRKCPDGLKWNDDTKGCDRKTPTCETI